One genomic segment of Pseudorca crassidens isolate mPseCra1 chromosome X, mPseCra1.hap1, whole genome shotgun sequence includes these proteins:
- the TMSB4X gene encoding thymosin beta-4 isoform X2 yields the protein MLASSAAMSDKPDMAEIEKFDKSKLKKTETKEKNPLPSQETIEQEKQAGES from the exons CTTCCTCTGCAGCCATGTCTGACAAACCCGATATGGCTGAGATTGAGAAATTCGATAAGTCgaaactgaagaaaacagaaacgaaAGAGAAAAATCCACTGCCTTCACAAGAAa CGATTGAACAGGAGAAGCAAGCAGGCGAGTCGTAA
- the TMSB4X gene encoding thymosin beta-4 isoform X3 yields the protein MSDKPDMAEIEKFDKSKLKKTETKEKNPLPSQETIEQEKQAGES from the exons ATGTCTGACAAACCCGATATGGCTGAGATTGAGAAATTCGATAAGTCgaaactgaagaaaacagaaacgaaAGAGAAAAATCCACTGCCTTCACAAGAAa CGATTGAACAGGAGAAGCAAGCAGGCGAGTCGTAA